From a region of the Methanothermobacter sp. genome:
- a CDS encoding DUF4012 domain-containing protein, whose translation MDTKNKIILGLFIVIVGLSVVTYENYITNSQNVFVGEKHVLLLCADPSEPRPGIGAVDMAFIITLNEGNITNVTAVYPHNMAHPTAEPPSSLRAQGVNRWLLHDSLWENDTEKGARLAQEIVEYNTGVKTDIVVIVTPQAVDGILQAIGPVYVEGQGYVSGNSITFLREEQQQGAARGVAIQSLMRAIFNATKDRSKYMAMVNAGIQQYQQGNIVVVPEGAFIQFLISTGLERVTS comes from the coding sequence ATGGATACAAAAAATAAGATAATTCTCGGTCTCTTCATAGTCATAGTGGGTCTGTCAGTTGTAACATATGAAAACTACATCACAAACTCACAGAACGTTTTTGTGGGAGAAAAACACGTGCTGTTGCTCTGCGCGGATCCCAGTGAACCAAGGCCAGGTATAGGGGCAGTTGACATGGCCTTCATAATAACCCTGAACGAGGGTAACATAACCAATGTAACAGCTGTCTACCCCCACAACATGGCACATCCAACAGCAGAACCTCCATCTTCACTGAGGGCGCAGGGAGTAAACAGGTGGCTCCTACATGACTCCCTCTGGGAAAACGATACAGAGAAGGGTGCCAGACTTGCGCAGGAGATAGTGGAATACAACACCGGTGTGAAAACAGATATCGTTGTGATAGTGACACCCCAGGCAGTGGACGGCATCCTTCAGGCAATAGGTCCCGTATATGTTGAGGGCCAGGGCTATGTCTCAGGGAACAGCATAACATTCCTCAGGGAGGAACAGCAGCAGGGAGCCGCTAGGGGCGTTGCTATTCAGTCATTAATGAGGGCAATATTCAATGCCACAAAGGACCGTTCAAAGTACATGGCCATGGTAAACGCGGGGATACAGCAGTATCAGCAGGGAAACATCGTTGTTGTACCAGAAGGTGCCTTCATACAGTTCCTCATATCCACAGGACTTGAAAGGGTGACCAGCTAA
- the uppS gene encoding polyprenyl diphosphate synthase, protein MSPLKPLYKLYEWYISRNLKRERMPRHVAIIMDGNRRYSRLQGSVDPIEGHRKGIETLEKVLDWCVDLGIEIVTAYAFSTENFKRPENEVKGLMKLFKENFEAIASNKKIHKNRVRVKAVGKLELLPEDVRKAIEVAEKSTEGYSDRLVNIAIGYDGRQEIVDAARKIAEDVRAGRIDPEDIDEDMINRNLYTAGLEDPHLIIRTSGEERLSGFLLWQSSYSELYFCDSLWPELRKVDFLRAIRSYQHRERRFGT, encoded by the coding sequence ATGTCACCTTTAAAACCTCTTTACAAACTGTATGAGTGGTACATATCGCGAAACCTCAAAAGGGAGAGAATGCCAAGGCACGTTGCCATTATAATGGATGGTAACAGGAGATACTCACGACTCCAGGGCAGCGTCGACCCCATAGAGGGTCACAGGAAGGGTATTGAGACACTGGAGAAGGTCCTGGACTGGTGCGTTGACCTTGGAATAGAGATAGTGACCGCCTATGCATTCTCAACTGAAAACTTTAAAAGGCCAGAAAACGAGGTTAAGGGCCTAATGAAGCTCTTCAAGGAGAATTTTGAAGCCATAGCAAGCAATAAGAAGATCCATAAAAATCGTGTCAGGGTCAAGGCAGTAGGGAAACTTGAACTGCTCCCTGAAGATGTTAGAAAGGCTATAGAGGTTGCTGAGAAGTCAACTGAGGGATACTCTGATCGACTTGTGAACATCGCCATAGGATATGATGGGAGACAGGAGATAGTGGACGCCGCAAGGAAAATCGCCGAGGACGTCAGGGCCGGCCGCATTGACCCGGAGGACATAGACGAGGACATGATAAACAGGAACCTCTACACCGCTGGGCTGGAGGACCCCCACCTCATAATAAGGACCAGTGGTGAGGAGCGCCTCAGCGGTTTCCTCCTCTGGCAGTCATCCTATTCAGAACTCTACTTCTGCGACAGCCTATGGCCAGAACTTCGAAAGGTCGACTTCTTAAGGGCCATAAGGTCATACCAGCATAGAGAGAGGAGATTCGGTACCTAG
- a CDS encoding cobalt-precorrin-8 methylmutase → MGASTGQGYKIARKSREIVRKLISEELRSLRDEEAAIVERIVHSTADPEYARLTEFSQDFVDAALDSLRSSGEILTDIEMVRAGISRPASCHIRDPEVREIAKKRDITRAAASMQYAAERGFGGIVVIGNAPTALMKVIELTAEGIMDAEAVIGVPVGFVGAAESKEALRKTDIPHMITRGPKGGTPVAVAAANALIALSDGGEV, encoded by the coding sequence ATGGGCGCATCCACAGGACAGGGCTATAAGATAGCCAGAAAGAGCAGGGAAATAGTCAGGAAACTGATATCTGAAGAGTTAAGATCTCTCAGGGATGAGGAGGCGGCCATAGTTGAGCGCATAGTTCATTCAACCGCTGACCCTGAGTATGCCCGGTTGACAGAGTTCAGCCAGGACTTTGTGGATGCAGCCCTTGATTCACTCAGGAGTTCAGGCGAGATACTCACCGATATTGAGATGGTCCGTGCAGGGATATCCAGACCTGCCAGCTGCCACATAAGGGACCCTGAGGTCAGGGAGATCGCAAAAAAGAGGGATATCACCAGGGCAGCTGCCTCAATGCAGTACGCTGCAGAGAGGGGCTTCGGGGGGATTGTTGTTATAGGGAATGCCCCAACAGCCCTCATGAAGGTGATTGAACTTACAGCTGAAGGCATAATGGATGCAGAGGCGGTTATAGGGGTTCCTGTGGGATTTGTAGGTGCTGCAGAATCTAAGGAGGCCCTCAGGAAAACAGACATACCCCACATGATAACCAGGGGCCCCAAGGGGGGCACACCTGTCGCAGTGGCAGCTGCAAATGCTCTTATAGCACTATCAGATGGAGGGGAAGTTTAG
- a CDS encoding UPF0058 family protein — MYKDEMIQLHQFLVYVLKYLENGYDIKDECEEYFSLNISPHHIHRTKAEHKYAIFVLSSAISEILAKKEGHNLPPNVVNGLSELAKRSRKEVVKMEARLEAK; from the coding sequence ATGTATAAGGACGAAATGATACAACTGCACCAATTTCTGGTATATGTTCTGAAGTACCTCGAGAATGGATACGATATAAAGGATGAATGCGAAGAGTACTTCTCCCTCAACATCAGCCCCCACCACATCCACCGCACAAAGGCCGAGCATAAATACGCTATTTTTGTACTCTCAAGCGCCATCTCCGAGATCCTTGCAAAGAAAGAAGGGCACAACCTCCCGCCAAATGTTGTAAATGGCCTCTCAGAACTTGCAAAACGGTCAAGGAAGGAAGTCGTGAAGATGGAAGCCAGACTGGAGGCAAAATAG
- the mtxX gene encoding methanogenesis marker protein Mmp4/MtxX: MRIVAGVGENRNIERAAYSVEFDVELVYSEEEFIERLRMGKDAYVRGSLSSAGIMSELKNHGPLMRASWIETGKGSFLLAPVGIDEGETVTERLSIATAAGDFLMKTGTEPLIGIISGGRPGDLGRSPAVDSSIRDGELLASMVKDKYEVRHYHILIEEAVRDGCNVIIAPDGITGNLIFRSLVLVGTARSHGAVALGFNGIFVDTSRSQTTAGYRRALRFAHWLATSWRD; this comes from the coding sequence ATGAGAATAGTGGCAGGGGTCGGGGAGAACAGGAACATCGAAAGGGCTGCGTATTCAGTGGAATTTGATGTTGAACTGGTTTATTCCGAGGAAGAATTCATCGAAAGGTTAAGGATGGGAAAGGACGCCTATGTGAGGGGGTCCCTCTCGTCAGCAGGTATAATGTCGGAACTCAAGAATCATGGGCCCCTGATGAGGGCTTCATGGATAGAGACAGGAAAGGGGAGTTTCCTCCTTGCACCAGTCGGGATAGATGAGGGTGAAACAGTCACTGAAAGGCTCAGCATCGCCACTGCCGCAGGGGACTTTCTCATGAAAACAGGGACCGAGCCACTCATCGGTATAATATCAGGGGGACGGCCAGGTGACCTTGGAAGGTCCCCTGCAGTGGACAGTTCAATCCGTGATGGTGAACTGCTGGCATCAATGGTAAAGGATAAATATGAAGTGAGGCACTACCATATACTGATAGAGGAAGCCGTGAGGGATGGGTGCAACGTCATCATAGCACCCGATGGAATAACAGGTAACCTCATATTCAGATCACTGGTTCTCGTTGGCACGGCCAGAAGCCACGGGGCTGTGGCCCTTGGATTTAATGGGATTTTTGTTGACACATCAAGGTCACAGACCACTGCGGGTTACCGCAGGGCACTGAGATTCGCCCACTGGCTTGCCACCAGTTGGAGAGATTAG
- the hisD gene encoding histidinol dehydrogenase, which produces MRIIEFDHERVDELVERARIDVDEVLGPVADIISMVREGGDVALRELTEKFDGVSPESLTVSQEEIEAAHENLDPQVRKALTEAAANIEEFHRLQLPSEWMAEIRPGVSAGQIVRPLDSVGCYIPGGRAVYPSTILMTVIPARIAGVERIVCCTPPASDGSVPDAVLVAADIAGAHEIYRVGGAQAVAAMAYGTETIGAVDKIVGPGNIFVTAAKKLVYGEVDIDFPAGPSEVLIIADESADPEYIALEILAQAEHDPQAASVLVTDSEELAARVDGKVRENIKYMERANIIEESLERYGMIVLTEDIKGAVDFSNAYAPEHLVIMTDSPEKTLKGIRNAGSIFLGDLSPVAAGDYGSGTNHVLPTSGCARMYSGLSTESFLKKPTVQMITREGLRNIQDTVLRLAEYEGLHAHAESFRRRLDR; this is translated from the coding sequence ATGAGGATAATAGAATTTGATCATGAAAGAGTCGATGAGCTTGTTGAGAGAGCAAGGATTGATGTTGATGAGGTCCTGGGGCCGGTGGCAGATATCATCTCAATGGTGAGAGAGGGTGGTGATGTGGCCCTAAGGGAACTCACAGAGAAATTTGATGGCGTCTCACCCGAAAGCCTCACTGTCAGCCAGGAGGAAATAGAGGCGGCCCATGAAAACCTGGACCCACAGGTCAGGAAAGCGCTCACTGAAGCTGCAGCAAACATCGAGGAGTTCCACAGGCTCCAGCTCCCATCTGAGTGGATGGCCGAGATCCGGCCTGGGGTCAGCGCAGGGCAGATAGTGCGACCCCTTGACAGTGTGGGCTGCTACATACCTGGCGGAAGGGCCGTTTACCCCTCAACAATACTCATGACCGTCATACCCGCCAGGATAGCAGGGGTTGAAAGGATAGTGTGCTGCACACCCCCGGCATCCGATGGCTCGGTTCCCGATGCTGTCCTTGTGGCGGCCGACATTGCAGGCGCACATGAGATATACCGTGTGGGGGGCGCCCAGGCGGTGGCTGCAATGGCCTACGGTACAGAGACGATCGGGGCGGTGGATAAGATTGTGGGGCCAGGGAACATATTTGTTACCGCAGCAAAGAAACTGGTATACGGTGAAGTGGACATAGACTTCCCGGCAGGCCCATCAGAGGTCCTCATAATTGCAGATGAATCTGCAGACCCGGAGTACATTGCCCTTGAGATACTGGCACAGGCAGAGCACGACCCCCAGGCGGCAAGTGTCCTTGTGACAGACTCAGAGGAGCTTGCAGCCAGGGTGGATGGGAAGGTACGTGAAAATATTAAATACATGGAAAGGGCCAATATCATAGAGGAGTCCCTTGAAAGATACGGAATGATAGTTTTAACCGAGGATATTAAGGGGGCAGTGGACTTCAGCAACGCCTACGCCCCGGAGCACCTTGTTATAATGACGGATTCTCCCGAAAAAACACTCAAGGGTATCCGTAACGCGGGATCCATATTTCTGGGTGACCTCTCACCTGTGGCGGCAGGGGATTACGGTTCAGGGACCAACCACGTGCTGCCAACGTCTGGCTGCGCCAGGATGTACTCGGGCCTATCAACGGAGTCGTTCCTCAAGAAACCAACGGTGCAGATGATAACCAGGGAGGGGCTCCGGAACATCCAGGACACAGTCCTGCGTCTTGCTGAATACGAGGGCCTGCATGCCCATGCCGAGTCATTCCGTAGGAGACTTGATAGGTGA
- the hemL gene encoding glutamate-1-semialdehyde 2,1-aminomutase — translation MKSKELFERAQRVLPGGVSSPVRRFEPYPFFAAGGKGCILESVDGKSYMDYCLAYGPLILGHAHPLVVEAVERQIERGTTYGVPSEGEIELAETIIDRVPCAEMVRFMNSGTEATMAAVRLARAYTGREKIVKFEGSYHGAHDYVLVKPGSGAAAAPDSPGIPEDTVKNTLTTVFNDEEAMVELIDGMGDEIACILVEPVMGNIGCIEPENGYLNFLRDVTRENDILLIFDEVITGFRLAAGGAQEYYRVKPDLVTLGKIVGGGFPMGALAGPREIMENIAPAGSVYQAGTFNGNPVSVTAGLETLKILDDKMYSRLERMGSHLRAGLRELISDMDLEYQVAGPASMFQIYFTEDEVRNYADAKKSDTELFMKYFHGLLESGVFIPPSQFECCFISAAHEMDHINSTLETAEDVLSHLKN, via the coding sequence ATGAAGTCGAAAGAACTGTTTGAAAGGGCACAGAGGGTTCTACCGGGTGGTGTCAGCTCACCTGTGAGGAGGTTCGAGCCATACCCCTTCTTTGCAGCTGGAGGTAAGGGGTGCATACTGGAGAGTGTTGACGGTAAGAGCTACATGGACTACTGTCTGGCGTATGGACCCCTGATACTGGGACACGCACACCCTCTGGTGGTTGAGGCGGTTGAGAGGCAGATAGAGAGGGGCACAACCTATGGTGTACCATCTGAGGGGGAAATAGAGCTTGCAGAGACAATAATAGATAGGGTTCCCTGTGCTGAGATGGTAAGGTTCATGAACTCAGGCACAGAGGCCACCATGGCCGCTGTGAGGCTTGCAAGGGCATACACAGGGAGAGAAAAGATTGTCAAATTTGAGGGATCCTACCATGGGGCCCACGATTACGTCCTTGTGAAGCCAGGTTCTGGTGCCGCCGCAGCACCCGATTCACCGGGTATACCTGAGGATACCGTGAAAAATACTCTAACCACGGTCTTCAATGATGAGGAGGCGATGGTTGAACTCATTGATGGGATGGGAGATGAGATAGCATGCATCCTGGTTGAACCTGTAATGGGCAACATCGGGTGCATAGAACCTGAAAACGGCTACCTGAACTTCCTCAGGGATGTAACGAGGGAGAACGACATTCTACTCATCTTTGATGAGGTCATAACAGGCTTCAGACTGGCAGCAGGGGGCGCCCAGGAGTACTACCGTGTGAAGCCTGACCTCGTGACACTGGGAAAGATAGTCGGGGGTGGCTTCCCCATGGGGGCCCTGGCAGGTCCAAGAGAGATAATGGAGAACATTGCACCGGCTGGTAGCGTATACCAGGCAGGCACATTCAATGGAAACCCCGTATCTGTGACGGCAGGTCTTGAAACCCTTAAAATACTTGATGATAAAATGTATTCCCGTCTTGAGAGGATGGGGTCCCATCTTAGGGCAGGTTTAAGGGAACTCATCTCTGACATGGACCTTGAGTATCAGGTTGCAGGTCCGGCTTCAATGTTCCAGATATATTTCACTGAGGACGAGGTCAGAAACTACGCCGATGCTAAAAAATCAGACACTGAACTCTTCATGAAGTACTTCCATGGGCTGCTGGAGAGTGGTGTCTTCATACCACCATCACAGTTTGAGTGCTGTTTCATATCCGCTGCACACGAAATGGATCATATAAACAGTACCCTTGAGACTGCAGAGGATGTGCTCAGCCATTTAAAAAATTAA
- the aspS gene encoding aspartate--tRNA(Asn) ligase — protein sequence MLLGDLRRTHYSKDIKPEMDGEEVTVMGWVHEIRDLGGIIFVLLRDRDGLIQITAPSKKIEKDLFKSMRKLKKESVVAFGGRVQESDKAPGGFEIIPSFLRVLNPSKQPLPLDPTEKVKAEIDTRLDARFLDLRKPSVSAIFKIKSRMLHSVRVFLEENGFLEINTPKLVASATEGGTELFPITYFEREAFLGQSPQLYKQMMMSTGLDRVYEIAPIFRAEEHDTLRHLNEVISIDIEASFVDHEDVMKILERLVVRVIEDVNEHCTDALETLGRTLEVPETPFERLEYDDAVELVNSRGVPMKHGEDLPRAAEKALGEVMDGYYFITSWPTAIKPFYVMPDEDDPERSYAFDLMYRDLEISSGAMRVHQHDLLVEKIRRQGLNPDSFESYLAAFEYGMPPHAGWGLGAERFNMTLTGVNNIRETVLFPRDRRRLTP from the coding sequence TTGTTACTTGGAGATCTTAGAAGGACTCACTACTCAAAGGACATAAAACCTGAAATGGATGGAGAGGAAGTCACTGTCATGGGATGGGTCCATGAGATAAGGGACCTTGGGGGAATAATATTCGTACTCCTCAGGGACCGTGACGGGCTCATCCAGATAACAGCACCCAGCAAGAAGATTGAGAAGGACCTCTTCAAATCCATGAGGAAGCTCAAAAAGGAATCCGTTGTGGCATTTGGGGGAAGGGTCCAGGAGTCAGATAAGGCCCCCGGTGGCTTTGAGATAATACCATCATTCCTGAGGGTTCTGAACCCATCAAAGCAGCCACTGCCACTTGACCCCACAGAGAAGGTGAAGGCTGAGATAGACACGAGGCTCGATGCCAGGTTCCTTGACCTCAGAAAACCATCAGTGAGTGCAATATTTAAAATAAAGAGCAGGATGCTGCACTCAGTCAGGGTATTCCTTGAAGAGAATGGTTTCCTTGAAATCAACACCCCAAAGCTTGTTGCATCTGCAACAGAGGGGGGCACTGAGCTCTTCCCGATAACCTACTTTGAAAGGGAGGCCTTCCTGGGTCAGAGCCCACAGCTCTACAAGCAGATGATGATGTCAACGGGCCTTGACCGTGTCTATGAGATAGCACCCATATTCCGTGCAGAGGAGCACGACACCCTCAGGCACCTCAACGAGGTGATATCCATCGACATAGAGGCATCCTTCGTTGACCATGAGGATGTCATGAAGATACTTGAAAGGCTGGTTGTGAGGGTCATTGAGGATGTTAACGAGCACTGCACCGACGCCCTTGAAACCCTGGGAAGGACCCTTGAGGTGCCCGAAACTCCCTTTGAGAGGCTGGAATACGATGACGCAGTGGAACTGGTAAACTCCCGGGGAGTCCCAATGAAACACGGCGAGGACCTTCCAAGGGCGGCTGAGAAGGCCCTTGGTGAGGTCATGGACGGCTACTACTTCATAACCTCATGGCCAACCGCAATAAAGCCATTCTATGTGATGCCAGATGAGGACGACCCAGAGAGGAGCTATGCATTCGACCTCATGTACAGGGACCTTGAGATATCCTCAGGTGCCATGAGGGTCCACCAGCATGACCTCCTGGTTGAGAAGATAAGAAGGCAGGGGTTGAACCCGGACTCCTTCGAGAGCTACCTTGCAGCCTTTGAGTATGGAATGCCACCCCACGCAGGCTGGGGCCTGGGGGCTGAAAGGTTCAACATGACCCTCACCGGTGTGAATAACATAAGGGAGACTGTGCTCTTCCCGAGGGACAGGAGGAGGCTCACACCTTAG